One window of the Natrarchaeobius halalkaliphilus genome contains the following:
- the mch gene encoding 2-methylfumaryl-CoA hydratase, which yields MTERPDWTDADAFARALERADTRTKGHYFEDFTDGDILEHDPGLTLTRWGNERWMSQTLNHDPAYWRSDAAAERGYDEPPIHPDYLVAATLGVTVEDLSEKGGYFLGRTNGRFPTGPVFPGTELRVESVVRETASSSSRSEYGIVTWRTRGRDADTGAVICSYERTNMIPRREPLETDGGASETGDSDGAETAGDGDGSESEPASAGGGELPETFITPDGGFFEDFVAALEDADDRNAAVAYRHERGRTQDDVTVSSLPLSTLNTAKQHHNADVMADSPSGEIVTYGDVTRSIALGHARSDERTWRELGFDDERFHTFVAPGDTVYAFTRVIETDDGRQVSNESASYSSDDAGTVRFEHIAFNQREEPVYSGTRTAAIQRRSR from the coding sequence TGAACGACCCGACTGGACCGACGCAGACGCGTTCGCACGGGCGCTCGAGCGCGCCGACACCAGAACCAAGGGCCACTACTTCGAGGACTTCACCGACGGCGACATCCTCGAGCACGATCCGGGGCTCACGCTCACGCGCTGGGGGAACGAACGCTGGATGAGCCAGACGCTGAACCACGATCCGGCCTACTGGCGCTCGGACGCCGCGGCCGAACGGGGGTACGACGAGCCACCGATCCATCCCGACTACCTCGTCGCAGCCACGCTCGGCGTCACCGTCGAGGATCTGAGCGAGAAAGGCGGCTACTTCCTCGGACGAACGAACGGGCGCTTTCCCACCGGCCCGGTCTTTCCCGGAACGGAACTCCGCGTCGAAAGCGTCGTCCGCGAGACGGCGTCCTCGAGTTCCCGATCCGAGTACGGAATCGTCACCTGGCGAACGCGCGGGCGAGACGCGGACACGGGTGCGGTGATCTGTTCGTACGAGCGAACGAACATGATCCCGCGCCGGGAGCCACTCGAGACGGATGGAGGGGCGTCCGAGACGGGTGACAGTGATGGGGCCGAGACGGCCGGCGATGGAGACGGTTCCGAATCCGAACCCGCATCTGCCGGCGGCGGCGAACTCCCCGAGACGTTCATCACGCCCGATGGTGGCTTCTTCGAGGACTTCGTCGCCGCACTCGAGGACGCCGACGATCGGAACGCGGCCGTCGCCTACCGCCACGAGCGCGGACGAACCCAGGACGACGTCACCGTCTCCTCGCTGCCGCTTTCAACGCTGAATACGGCGAAACAACACCACAACGCCGACGTCATGGCCGATTCACCTTCGGGCGAGATCGTCACCTACGGCGACGTCACCCGCTCTATAGCGCTCGGTCACGCGCGCTCGGACGAGCGAACCTGGCGCGAACTCGGTTTCGACGATGAGCGGTTCCACACCTTCGTCGCGCCGGGCGACACCGTGTACGCGTTCACACGAGTCATAGAGACCGACGACGGAAGACAGGTCTCCAACGAGTCCGCAAGTTACTCGAGCGACGATGCGGGCACCGTCCGATTCGAACACATCGCGTTCAACCAGCGAGAGGAACCCGTTTACTCGGGGACACGAACCGCGGCGATCCAGCGACGGTCGCGCTGA
- the citE gene encoding L-malyl-CoA/beta-methylmalyl-CoA lyase: MTDTTRLCRTFQTAPAAVPKEDTAKYLASGLDAKGFEAPDWLVPDLEDGTAPEMKAEGLQNVVERVPGAEFPGEIWPRVEWSYEDSTLRETGRGQIGKLVASLGDEIDGVVVPKIGRLEDVERAAAVVAEAEATNGYDDGSIGLSVIVETGRARSDLREIARFGEQSRLTALIFGPVDYTAELGGRDLGDGRPRWDGLLETLSNEASAAGLLAIGGPFDDLFKTRAGLTYYNADEYADQAEHEARLGLDGSWSLYPKQTIQANTVHMPTPEELERDVGRIERFNEAKRAGTGAVTIDGQMVDEATFKNFRNTVTTVRAIHDTRPAQTGEYYDDDLLERALSLELSYAALG; this comes from the coding sequence ATGACTGATACGACCCGACTCTGTCGAACGTTCCAGACCGCACCGGCCGCCGTTCCGAAAGAAGACACGGCGAAGTACCTCGCCTCCGGGCTCGACGCCAAGGGGTTCGAGGCACCCGACTGGCTCGTCCCCGACCTCGAGGACGGCACCGCGCCGGAGATGAAAGCCGAGGGACTCCAGAACGTCGTCGAACGCGTTCCGGGGGCCGAATTCCCCGGCGAGATCTGGCCGCGCGTCGAGTGGAGCTACGAGGATTCGACGCTCCGTGAGACCGGACGTGGACAGATCGGCAAGCTGGTCGCATCACTCGGAGACGAGATCGACGGCGTCGTCGTTCCCAAGATCGGTCGCCTCGAGGACGTCGAACGTGCCGCCGCGGTCGTCGCGGAGGCCGAAGCCACCAACGGCTACGACGACGGCTCGATCGGCCTCTCGGTGATCGTCGAGACCGGTCGGGCGCGCTCCGATCTGCGTGAAATCGCGAGGTTCGGAGAGCAATCTCGACTCACCGCGTTGATCTTCGGCCCCGTCGATTACACCGCCGAACTCGGCGGTCGCGACCTCGGAGACGGCCGTCCGCGGTGGGACGGCCTGCTCGAGACGCTGTCGAACGAGGCGAGCGCGGCGGGATTGCTGGCGATCGGTGGGCCGTTCGACGATCTGTTCAAAACGCGCGCCGGACTCACCTATTACAACGCCGACGAGTACGCGGATCAGGCCGAACACGAGGCCCGGTTGGGGCTCGACGGCTCGTGGTCGCTGTATCCGAAACAGACGATCCAGGCAAACACCGTGCACATGCCGACCCCCGAAGAACTCGAACGAGATGTCGGACGGATCGAGCGGTTTAACGAGGCCAAACGGGCGGGAACCGGCGCGGTCACCATCGACGGACAGATGGTCGACGAGGCGACGTTCAAGAACTTCCGAAACACGGTCACGACGGTCCGTGCGATCCACGACACTCGCCCGGCCCAGACCGGCGAGTACTACGACGACGATCTCCTAGAGCGCGCGCTCTCGCTCGAGTTGTCGTACGCCGCCCTCGGGTAA
- a CDS encoding DUF3054 domain-containing protein, translating to MDTLAPTETEGSVVDRETVLVAAVDVALLAALIVVGQRSHGIDPITQPAASLETVAPFVIGWLAVSVLAGLYARGSSMGIVQTTRTVAVVWLAAANVGVLLRASSLFDGSAEWPFPLVITGFGLIVLVGWRIGYAVVTARSGR from the coding sequence ATGGACACGTTAGCTCCGACCGAAACCGAAGGGTCGGTTGTCGATCGGGAAACGGTACTGGTCGCCGCCGTGGACGTCGCTCTCCTGGCGGCCCTGATCGTCGTCGGACAGCGCAGCCACGGTATCGATCCGATCACGCAACCGGCCGCGTCCCTCGAAACGGTCGCACCGTTCGTGATCGGCTGGCTCGCCGTTTCGGTGCTCGCGGGACTGTACGCGCGGGGGAGTTCGATGGGAATCGTTCAGACGACCAGAACCGTCGCCGTTGTCTGGCTCGCGGCGGCAAACGTTGGGGTTCTCCTGCGGGCGTCGTCCCTGTTCGACGGGAGCGCTGAGTGGCCGTTTCCACTCGTCATCACCGGGTTCGGCCTGATCGTTCTCGTCGGCTGGCGGATCGGCTATGCGGTCGTCACTGCCCGGAGTGGACGCTGA